Within Sorghum bicolor cultivar BTx623 chromosome 2, Sorghum_bicolor_NCBIv3, whole genome shotgun sequence, the genomic segment ATGTTTGAAAAGCGATAGAGAAGTCCATTACATACGGAAAAATAAACTATCTTCACCAACCACAATCATTTCAACAAAGGGCTCAAAGTTCTACCAGTACCAGGACAAAATCTCACTTTTGATAGTATATGTTATTCAGGCAAATGTAGTGTAGGCGCACTAATCAAAAGAGCGTTCAAGCAAGGATGTATGGATCAAAAGGAGAATTTTGAACCAGTACATTACTGGCAAGTGATAATCAATTTCATTAAAACAACTGGTATAGTTAAATACTTCACTCTTAATTTTGATTGGTCCCTGAACTTTATAACAGCGACATACTGACCTGTGATAAATAAGTTGTCTAAAGGAAGAATATCAGTCTTTCAATGACAGCAAATTGTGCAAGGTCCGTCTACTACTAAGAAATCCACATCGTTCAGATGCAAATATCATCAACAGGGAAGCAAGTTACTAGACAATGAGAATCTTTTCCCTAATGCATTGAAGAGCCcttgataattttaattttatcgAATGCAATGAAGAGTTCCTTCTATGTCCAAATTGTTCAAGTAGGAAGGTGCACCTGCACAAATGACTAAATCAATTGGTCCTCTCAAGTTGAACATGGAGAAGATTTAACAGCTAAAGGACAGCAGATAACACCATGCCGTGACGGTGCAATGGAGAAGGGCGTTAAGCTGGCTAATCATTATCTATGCAGCAGGCACGGAAGGGGACCCATGGCAGAAATTATTATCCTTGCACCTGCCATGATGACAGTTTATCAACCGACCCCTAAAAGCTAAAACATTTTGAAGTCAAAAGACTGGATCACTTGTAGGTATGATCACGAATTCTCTTTTAGCTTCTATGAAATGCACGGGACATCCTGGACCCTGAAGGCCCACCATGTGCGGCTACTTAGATCACGAATGCGAAAGTGCCACAGATTGACATTACATTGCAACTAATCATGTTATGATGAAAGCTAAGGGCAAGATTTTGCTGGGGGCAGAGATACTCTCAAATTCATATCTGTGCAAGTGCAAATATCCAGAACAAACAGAAAACAATAAAAGTGGAGCACTTGGTAGAGAAAATTACCCCATCTGATGCAAGGATGACAAACTGGTCCTTCTCCGTGAGCGACCAGTGGAAGAACTCTGGAACCGAAATGACACCATAATCCTTGAGGCAGAAGTCCCCAAACGCCCGGGCCATTGCCAGGCCTGGCGCGTCGTCGAACGGCAGCCAGACCCGCGGCACCTCCGGTTCGTCCTGAAGAGCAAATACCCTGCCCCTGCACTTCTTAATCCGTTCTGCCTCGCCTGAAATGACAGAAGGTAGCATTAACACTCAAATTCCTAATAACACGGCACCACATCCATAAATCTGAAATAATGGTGGAGGGAGAATATGGAGGCCTACTGGGAACATCCGGTTTGAGGTCAACAGTAAGTTGCACGGCTACcatgccgccaccgccgccactgTCCCTCGAGCCTAGCACGGCGCGTGAGTCACCAATGTTGGCCATGTAGAGATCCGAGCCCTGCGTGCAGAAACCTCTCATCAGTGGACTGTATACAGCTGAACGCATACATCCCAACAGAATTGATTTGACATATGTTTCTGCGAAGCATGAATCGATGGAAAGCAGACTCGCGTCAAGTCCGGTGGCACGTACGAGCTTGAGGACGGTGACGGCGGTGCTCCCGCTGCAGAAGCAATCTAGGATGGCGTGGGAGCGAAGATCCTTGTCCATGGCCTTGTAGGCGCTCGCAAAGGCCTTCCTCCACGCGGCGGCGGGCATGTCCAAGCCAGCCTTGGACGCGCGCACTGCGGACATGAGCTTGAGCGGCAGCGCGTCGCGGACCCTGCGCGCCACCAGGTGGCCATGCGGGCCGTGCCCGTCGAACACCCCACACAGCACGACGTCGTCCTCCCCGCCGAACCCCTGCCAAGGCGACAGACACTCCACCATTACCACCACCATCCTCGGTGGAACAAATTGACAGCGGGAGGAAcaggagagcgagggagggagGTAGAGATTCGGTGGCTTACATCCCAGACAAGCATGGCGTCCTGATTGATCCCTTTCCGCCCCTGCTGCGTGAACACGGCGGCGGTGCGGCTGCGGCCATCGTTGGAGAAGATCCGGCCGGGGACCGAACCGAGCTGCTCCTCCCGCGGCGCCTTCCATCTCCTCCCCCGCCGCCTCCCGTCCTCccctgcagcacctgccgccgtGACCGTCGTCGTGCCCCCGCTCGCCACGCAGTTCCCCATCGATCACGCCTCCGATCTCcctccctcttcctcctccaaTGCCGCGCTGGCCCGGCAAGTAAACGCCGGACAGAAACACCCGCACGGAGACCAAAGATGCCGCCAACGCCAACGCCGCCGCGGGCAAGAGGGATGATGATTCCCTCTCGGGTGGTCAGGTCAGGTGTGGAGTGGAGAGAAGAGGAATCGCAGATCAGCAGCACCGCTCAAACGCAACGTGAAAAGTCAAGGCGGGTCCCTGGATGAGAGGGAGGTGAGAAcggaggggagagagagagagagagagagaggcgagAGGCGAGTTTATTTATTGCGGGAGCGGGCGAGCGGGCGCAGCGGCACGGCAGTGACGCACGcacgcagaggcagaggcagtgAGGGTGAGGCAGACAGCTCCGAGTCACGGAGAAAGAAGACGACGCTGGGGCTGGGGCTGGGGCTGGGGCTGGGGCTCTTGCCTCTCGGGGTCGGGGACGGCGGGCGCGGGAGGAGATCAGGAGAGGGAGGCGAGGGGCTCAGCGCCCGACGCGCTGCCCGTGCCACGCCGTCGCTTGCCGCTGGTGTTGCGGTCCGGTCGTTGGCGCTGCTGGATTACTGTGACTCCGGATAGATTAATGGATTAATTGTGCGGTTGGCTACGAGCGACTTGTTTACTTGTGCAGCAGGAGTGCAGGACGTTTACCAGCTGCCGGGTCACGCACTGCGAGGAATAAACAAGCGGCGAGCAGGGGCGACCGCCGACCGGGTCCGCTGGCGGCGCGCGGACGTGGCGGCAGCGGTCGGAGCGGGGAGGAGCCCAATAACGGATGGTTTAGGCTCATCTCGAGTTGATTTGAAGCGAAACTGATGCAACAAATTATACTCCGTTGAAATACCAAATTGTTGTTTATCATATAGGAGTACAAGTTCTGTATGTATACGATGATCTTTGGACTAGGAGGATTCATTCAAATGGACTGAAAATTGCGCCTTTCGTCGTTCAGGGATGTCAacatatttaggccttgtttagttggtaaaaatttttgtttttggctactgtagtatttcgtttttatttgataaacattgtccaatcacggagtaactaggctcaaaagatccatctcataaattacagataaactgtgcagttagtttttattttcgtctatatttaatgcttcatgcatgtgaccaaagattcgatgtgacagggaatcttgaaaatttttgcgaactaaacaaggccttatttcagTCATTGCGTTCACGGGAACTCTGAGAGAGGTTAGGAAAGGGGACACGAGCGCCTGTTCTTGTGTTTGGGGAATGTTATCGTTTGAattcaactttttatttttttatatatctgaCGGGTCCCTTTTTCAATAACCCTTTTTTTAACAATGTTTTCTGAAAAAGAACAGCCTGTTTTGATCAACAACGtatgctagggccttgtttagttcccgaaaaattttgcaaaaattttcagattcttcgtcacatcgaatctttagacgtatgtatggagtattaaatatagatgaaaataaaaattaattgcacagtttggtcggaattgacgagacaaatcttttgagcctagttagtccataattagacaatatttgtcaaatacaaacgaaattgctactatttctattttgcaaaaaaaatttggaagtaaacgaGTCCTAGGTGAAGGCGgtcaaagaagaaaaaaaaggtaaATTGTTGTTGGGTGGATACCGTCTTGGCACGTCTTTTCTTGAGAACATGTTTGACGCGTTTTTCATTAAAAGAAGTGTAAAATGTTACGATATGCACCAAACCGCTACGCGAGCAGTATAGCAGCTGGTGTCCGTAACGTGACGCTTAGACAAGCCTTAGAGAGAACACGCATCCAAACTTTCGATTACATGGTGACTATTTTGCGACTCAAATCAGCACCTAAACTCATAATAGCTTAAATAGCGATGCGATTGGACTAGAGAAACATTGGAAGAGgtagaagaaaaaaataaacattGTAGGATCGTAATTGTTGGATTAACAATGTTGTCAAGTGTGAACCTAGAAAATCATTTATCCCGTTTGTCTGACAAACAACATCACCATAAATTATAGATGTATCTCGGTATAAACTCCAAAGTCACTCAAAATTTACGAATTCATAAGTCACCTGTATACACATTTGGACCCAATTTACGAATTCATAAGTCACATGTATACACATTTGGACCCCAAAACTCCACTTCTTGCCTTCAACTAATTATTTGTCAAATAGCTAGCCAACCTCAGCTAATTTAAGCTAATTATTAGTCTAATAACTAGCTCTAGCTCATCCAAAGAGGCCTTAATATCTGCTAGGATGTTTGGATCTATTCGGTATACTATTTTTAGCTGTTAGTATTGATATAATTTAATTGATCTAAGGCCATCTGCAATAGAGATTTCATGACTCAATTTTCAACGTATTTATATTTTGAAAACAGTGtagaagagtttcatccccataaaactctctctactcccatgaaacttttatcatctctcttcattaatataatatcacatcaacatatttaatgtgaataaaactctaatgaaactccATAGAGATTAGCCTAAACAGCCCAAGTCACATCAAATTTAGCAAAACTGGAATTCTTATCCTCTTTGCATAAACATTCTACTACTTAATTCCCTTCCCGTCGAAGACGACGGCGCGGCGCAAAAGAAAGAACGGGCACTGGTGCGCTGCTGCCATTTTTtctaaaagaagaaaaataacaTGTACTTATAACGTATCTAAATCCAAAAGGTGATGCTATTACTCTATACAACTACAAGTCTCCAACCGGGTAAAAGGAGCCTTGTACTAGTACTACAAGTTCCTTAGAAAAATCTCAGCAAAAGCGAGCACCCAAACCCAAATCCGTTGCCCCAGTGCAAGGGAGGCTCGCGAACCCGGCGCGTCATCGCGTGCGCACGCATGGCCATGGCCCATGGACGCCGCCGCTCGCTCGTTCGTCTCCCCTCCCGTCTCCGGCTTTCTGCGCCTGCGACCTGCACGTATCTTTCGGCATTCGTATATACTAGCTCGCTTTACGGTGGGTCCGAATACACCTGCCCATTCGCAATCTGAGCTCGAGCCGATGATGCCTTTTGCTTCGAGTTCCGGCGGGCCCCCCCAGCGAGCGGCCGGCGATCCCATGACCATGATCGCGCCCACTTGCCGCAGCATCCATCCATCTCCTGATGAATGCCCAACTACCCCGGCCGTGGACCATCCGCGTGCGTGGGTCGGAATCGGATCGATCATTAGCCCAGGGAACGCACGGGCGGCGGCGATTGATCACTCATTAGCAGCATCCTAAGTGCCCCACCAACGCTAAGCGCCGAGCGCGGCGCGGCGCATGGAGTTTTTCTGTTGTTTTTTTGCGAACAAGAGGAACCGCACCGCAGCCGGGCCTGTACTGTAGTGTAGGCATCGAGGTCACGTCGGGTGCGGCCTACCTGTCCAGCTTGCTCGACCGCGCGCAATGGACGACGCCGTGCGCTGGCACTTGCATTCGCAGATCGACACGATGGTTTTTGCTTAGGCTTGCAGTTCGGTCGTCGAGTCCAACACGGTACGTGGATTGCCAAAAACATGCATGGTTGATTGGAACTCAAGTATACTTATGACCTAGTAGTATAAAAAAAAATGCGTGTGGAAGACGTGGCTGTGCCTACCTATCTGGTAATCGTTGCTTCAGTGACCTATCTCTACCATTTTTTTAGGAAGGCGACCTATCTCTACCTGTCACGTTGCGTATGAAGTATGAACAACCTTTTCCAGGAGATATTTGTGCAGTATATTATTATGAACGTGTTCCGCGCAAAATGATAAAAAGAAAGAGAGGAAGCTCTGATTGGGGCCGCAAAGCCCAAGTCTCCGAGTGGACTGCTGGGTGCTGGCCCAGTAGGTTTCTGCGATGGGCTTTTACAGCCCCAAACACCTTGGAGCATTTGGGGTCCGTTGCGGGCGGGACTTTCCAAGTGGATGACGGCCCGATATGGAGTTCTAGATTAGGCCCAACGTGGCGTCCGTCTCCATTTTTCCTTCAGGAGAGCTGCTGCTAATAAACCCCGTATACCCGACACGTATCGTGCGTTAGCAGCGAATCTCTCTCCCCGTCATAAATCAAATTAACCTCCGGCACGGCGCGATCGGTATTTTACCGCAGCAAATCTCGGTCGGTCGCTCTCACGGTGTCACGCTCACCCGGCCCATCCCGCGACCGCGGGGCCCCATCGTCGCCTGTACGACACCGACGGGCGACGGTAGTACGGTCACATCCGGGGCGTCCGTCCGTCCACCGGCACGGCGCATTCAGCCGCGATCGCCCATCGATCACGAGCGAAGCACAACCGCGTGCATTCCCCCGCCCTCCTCCTCCTTTTCGTCGTGAAATCCAAATCCTCCTCCCCATCCTCTCCCGATTCCCGCTTTTGTCGCTGTCGCGCGGTGGTGATCCAGGCATGGATTCACTGTTTCACTGACGTACTCCTACTACAggcaagagagagagagtgtgtgtgtgtgagagagagagagagagagccatCGCCTAGCGTCCAGCGAGCGAGCAGGCGGCGAGGCGACGTACAGCGGCCGGCCGCGCAGCCGATCCAGGCAGGGCGCGGCAGCCAGGAGACCGAGCCGCTTTCCCGCTGTGGGCGGCATGCCCAAGATGGCAAGCCCCGGGCCCACGCCGTGGGACCGGCCGATCGCTGCCTAGTGGCTACAAAGCTAGCTGAGCTTCGATTCGCCTGCCCCTGAATGGAAACGGCGCAGCTGGCGCGCGCGGGATTGGCCGGGTGATGCTTTGTCAAACAGGATCCGACGGACAGCTAGCTAGTATTACATTAGTGCGTGATTAGCCGTCGCTTTTGCGTTTTCGCTCGACACAACGGCAGAGCCACAGCCGCAGCGTGCGGTGCTTATCAGCGGTTTGACTCCTGGAGCAGCCGAGCAGGTGCACACAGAATAACAGTGTAGTACCACTCGGATTGCTGTAGTAGCGGCTGGGGACGGGACGGGACAAAGTGGTCGAAGCGCCTCGAGAGGAAAGCTTTTGGCCGCGCCGCGGAGAGCCGTTACTGTTAGCCGGCTGGGTCTCGACTGATCCGACTTTGGCGGGACACGCGGGACAGACGATACCGTGAAGTAACCCCTCTGGCTGGCCCGATTAGGAGCACGATGTGTTATCCTCGGCCGCCATCGAAAGCAACCCTACCCATGCATGTATCAACAACATACCACACTACGCCTTAATCGTCAggttaaatttttttgaacgtaCATACATCAGGATAATTTTACCACTGCTTCTTCAGCCCGTCGCCAGTTAATTATAGCCTGATCAGGAACACGTAACCTGGAATCAATTAGTCATCCTTAATCTTCACAAGTCATCGTGGT encodes:
- the LOC8056348 gene encoding probable protein phosphatase 2C 64, whose product is MGNCVASGGTTTVTAAGAAGEDGRRRGRRWKAPREEQLGSVPGRIFSNDGRSRTAAVFTQQGRKGINQDAMLVWDGFGGEDDVVLCGVFDGHGPHGHLVARRVRDALPLKLMSAVRASKAGLDMPAAAWRKAFASAYKAMDKDLRSHAILDCFCSGSTAVTVLKLGSDLYMANIGDSRAVLGSRDSGGGGGMVAVQLTVDLKPDVPSEAERIKKCRGRVFALQDEPEVPRVWLPFDDAPGLAMARAFGDFCLKDYGVISVPEFFHWSLTEKDQFVILASDGVWDVLSNQEAVDIVASSPSRSKAAKSLVEAATREWKTKYPTSKIDDCAVVCLYLDGKMDHERDSTASMDNISLEGSVADPNEAPEQEPALTRNFTVRTVAGSAHEKALSGAVDAVVAGAAHDQNWSGLDGVTRVNSLVQLPRFSEEKAIG